One genomic segment of Drosophila melanogaster chromosome 3L includes these proteins:
- the TrpA1 gene encoding transient receptor potential cation channel A1, isoform H: MPKLYNGVYSGQCGALSPPDLMEAQPKLLPKPRSNSSGSTGRNSKYWIFSMIIERSAGPKRIEIDGDDADTPLEAILPAEPPAEVCLLRDSPFRILRAAESGNLDDFKRLFMADNSRIALKDAKGRTAAHQAAARNRVNILRYIRDQNGDFNAKDNAGNTPLHIAVESDAYDALDYLLSIPVDTGVLNEKKQAPVHLATELNKVKSLRVMGQYRNVIDIQQGGEHGRTALHLAAIYDHEECARILITEFDACPRKPCNNGYYPIHEAAKNASSKTMEVFFQWGEQRGCTREEMISFYDSEGNVPLHSAVHGGDIKAVELCLKSGAKISTQQHDLSTPVHLACAQGAIDIVKLMFEMQPMEKRLCLSCTDVQKMTPLHCASMFDHPDIVSYLVAEGADINALDKEHRSPLLLAASRSGWKTVHLLIRLGACISVKDAAARNVLHFVIMNGGRLTDFAEQVANCQTQAQLKLLLNEKDSMGCSPLHYASRDGHIRSLENLIRLGACINLKNNNNESPLHFAARYGRYNTVRQLLDSEKGSFIINESDGAGMTPLHISSQQGHTRVVQLLLNRGALLHRDHTGRNPLQLAAMSGYTETIELLHSVHSHLLDQVDKDGNTALHLATMENKPHAISVLMSMGCKLVYNVLDMSAIDYAIYYKYPEAALAMVTHEERANEVMALRSDKHPCVTLALIASMPKVFEAVQDKCITKANCKKDSKSFYIKYSFWPYQKTPEQIEAKRKEFNDPKWRPAPLAVVNTMVTHGRVELLAHPLSQKYLQMKWNSYGKYFHLANLLIYSIFLVFVTIYSSLMMNNIELKAGDNKTMSQYCNMGWEQLTMNLSQNPSVASQIRLDSCEERINRTTAILFCAVVIVVYILLNSMRELIQIYQQKLHYILETVNLISWVLYISALVMVTPAFQPDGGINTIHYSAASIAVFLSWFRLLLFLQRFDQVGIYVVMFLEILQTLIKVLMVFSILIIAFGLAFYILLSKIIDPQPNHLSFSNIPMSLLRTFSMMLGELDFVGTYVNTYYRDQLKVPMTSFLILSVFMILMPILLMNLLIGLAVGDIESVRRNAQLKRLAMQVVLHTELERKLPHVWLQRVDKMELIEYPNETKCKLGFCDFILRKWFSNPFTEDSSMDVISFDNNDDYINAELERQRRKLRDISRMLEQQHHLVRLIVQKMEIKTEADDVDEGISPNELRSVVGLRSAGGNRWNSPRVRNKLRAALSFNKSM, from the exons ATGCCCAAGCTCTACAACGGAGTCTACAGCGGTCAGTGCGGCGCCCTATCGCCACCTGACCTCATGGAGGCCCAGCCGAAGCTACTTCCCAAGCcaaggagcaacagcagcggcagcaccGGCCGGAACAGCAAG TATTGGATATTTTCAATGATAATCGAGCGCAGTGCGGGTCCCAAGCGGATTGAAATCGATGGCGATGATGCGGACACGCCGCTGGAGGCCATCCTGCCAGCCGAACCGCCGGCGGAGGTCTGCCTCTTGCGTGACAGCCCCTTCAGGATATTGCGG GCGGCTGAGTCCGGAAACCTTGACGACTTCAAGCGACTCTTCATGGCGGACAACTCGCGCATTGCTTTAAAGGATGCGAAAGGACGAACGGCTGCCCATCAGGCGGCGGCCCGTAATAGGGTTAACATTTTGCGGTACATTCGCGACCAGAATGGCG ACTTTAATGCGAAGGATAATGCCGGCAATACCCCGCTCCACATCGCCGTGGAGAGCGATGCCTACGACGCTCTGGACTATCTATTGTCCAT CCCAGTGGATACGGGAGTGCTGAACGAGAAGAAGCAGGCACCAGTGCACTTGGCCACCGAGCTGAACAAAGTGAAGTCCCTTCGGGTGATGGGTCAGTACCGCAATGTCATCGATATTCAGCAGGGCGGCGAACATGGACGTACCGCTCTGCACTTGGCCGCCATCTATGATCACGAGGAGTGCGCTCGCATCCTG ATAACTGAGTTCGATGCATGCCCACGTAAGCCCTGTAACAATGGTTATTATCCCATACACGAAGCGGCCAAGAATGCCAGCTCCAAGACAATGGAGGTCTTCTTCCAG TGGGGCGAGCAGCGCGGCTGCACCCGCGAGGAGATGATATCCTTCTACGACTCGGAGGGCAATGTGCCGCTCCATTCGGCTGTCCATGGTGGCGACATCAAGGCTGTGGAGCTGTGCCTCAAGTCCGGGGCCAAGATATCTACGCAGCAACACGATCTCTCGACGCCAGTGCACCTGGCTTGTGCCCAG GGAGCCATAGACATTGTAAAGCTCATGTTCGAGATGCAGCCAATGGAGAAGCGACTATGTCTGAGTTGCACGGATGTGCAGAAGATGACGCCGCTGCACTGCGCCTCCATGTTCGATCATCCGGACATTGTGTCCTATCTGGTGGCCGAGGGAGCGGACATCAATGCCCTGGACAAGGAGCATCGCTCTCCGTTACTGCTGGCGGCATCTCGTAGCGGTTGGAAAACAG TCCACCTCCTGATTCGCCTGGGGGCGTGCATTAGTGTCAAGGACGCCGCCGCCCGCAATGTGCTGCACTTCGTCATCATGAACGGCGGCCGGCTGACGGACTTCGCGGAGCAGGTGGCCAATTGCCAGACGCAGGCGCAGCTGAAGCTGCTGCTCAACGAGAAGGACAGCATGGGCTGCTCGCCGCTGCACTACGCCAGTCGGGATGGACACATCCGTTCGTTGGAGAACCTCATTCGACTGGGAGCCTGCATCAACctgaagaacaacaacaacgagagTCCGCTGCACTTTGCCGCACGCTACGGAAGATACAATACGGTGCGGCAGCTCTTGGATTCCGAGAAGGGATCCTTCATCATCAACGAAAGTGACGGTGCAGGGATGACACCACTGCACATATCCTCGCAGCAAGGACACACGCGAGTGGTGCAGCTGCTACTCAATCGAGGAGCCCTGCTCCATCGGGACCACACCGGACGCAATCCTCTCCAGCTAGCGGCCATGTCCGGATACACCGAGACCATCGAGCTGCTGCACTCGGTGCACTCGCATCTGCTCGATCAggtggacaaggatggg AACACCGCTCTTCACCTGGCCACCATGGAGAATAAGCCCCATGCGATCTCCGTGCTGATGTCTATGGGCTGTAAGCTGGTCTATAACGTTCTGGACATGAGTGCCATTGACTATGCCATCTACTACAAATATCCGGAGGCTGCCCTGGCCATGGTCACCCACGAGGAGCGGGCCAACGAGGTGATGGCTCTGCGTTCCGACAAGCATCCGTGCGTGACCCTCGCCTTAATTGCCTCCATGCCCAAGGTATTCGAGGCGGTGCAGGACAAGTGCATTACCAAGGCCAATTGCAAGAAGGACTCGAAGAGTTTCTAC ATAAAATATTCGTTTTGGCCCTACCAAAAGACACCCGAACAGATTGAGGCCAAGCGCAAAGAGTTCAATGACCCCAAGTGGCGACCCGCGCCTTTGGCCGTGGTGAAC ACCATGGTAACACATGGCAGGGTGGAGCTGCTGGCCCATCCGCTCAGTCAGAAGTATCTGCAGATGAAGTGGAACTCCTACGGCAAGTACTTTCACCTGGCCAACCTGCTAATCTACTCGATATTCCTGGTCTTTGTAACCATCTACTCTTCGCTGATGATGAACAACATCGAACTGAAGGCTGGGGACAACAAGACGATGAGTCAATACTGCAATATGGG ATGGGAGCAGCTGACCATGAATCTCTCGCAGAACCCGTCGGTGGCATCACAGATTCGTTTGGATTCCTGCGAGGAGCGTATAAATAGAACCACTGCAATACTTTTCTGTGCGGTGGTCATCGTGGTCTATATACTGCTCAACTCGATGCGGGAACTAATACAGATATACCAGCAGAAATTGCACTATATCCTGGAGACAGTTAATTTGATATCCTGGGTGCTGTACATCTCGGCTTTGGTGATGGTAACACCGGCATTTCAGCCGGATGGAGGAATCAATACCATTCATTACTCGGCCGCTTCAATAGCAGTCTTTCTGTCGTGGTTCCGATTGCTACTGTTCCTGCAAAGATTCGACCAGGTCGGCATCTATGTGGTCATGTTCTTGGAGATTCTGCAGACGCTCATTAAAGTGCTGATGGTATTCTCCATACTTATAATCGCCTTTGGTCTGGCTTTCTATATACTACTTTCAAAG ATTATTGACCCCCAACCGAACCACTTGTCCTTCTCCAACATACCCATGTCCTTGCTGCGAACTTTCTCAATGATGCTGGGCGAGCTGGACTTTGTGGGTACCTATGTGAACACCTACTATCGGGATCAGTTGAAAGTGCCCATGACAtcctttttgattttga GTGTCTTTATGATCCTTATGCCCATTCTTCTGATGAACTTGCTCATCGGTTTGGCCGTCGGCGATATTGAGTCAGTGCGTCGCAATGCCCAGCTCAAGAGACTGGCCATGCAGGTGGTGCTCCACACGGAGCTGGAGAGGAAGTTGCCCCATGTCTGGCTGCAGCGAGTTGACAAGATGGAGCTGATTGAGTATCCCAATGAAACCAAGTGCAAGCTGGGCTTCTGCGATTTCATCCTGCGCAAGTGGTTCTCGAATCCATTCACCGAGGATT CCTCCATGGACGTCATCTCCTTCGACAACAATGATGACTACATCAACGCAGAATTGGAACGGCAGAGGCGAAAGTTGCGCGACATAAGTCGCATGCTGGAGCAACAGCACCATCTGGTTCGGCTCATTGTCCAAAAGATGGAGATCAAGACGGAGGCGGATGACGTGGACGAGGGTATATCCCCAAACGAGTTGCGATCCGTCGTCGGTTTGAGATCGGCAGGCGGAAATCGATGGAACTCGCCGCGAGTCCGGAATAAACTCCGAGCCGCCCTGAGCTTCAATAAGAGCATGTAG
- the TrpA1 gene encoding transient receptor potential cation channel A1, isoform G — MPKLYNGVYSGQCGALSPPDLMEAQPKLLPKPRSNSSGSTGRNSKYWIFSMIIERSAGPKRIEIDGDDADTPLEAILPAEPPAEVCLLRDSPFRILRAAESGNLDDFKRLFMADNSRIALKDAKGRTAAHQAAARNRVNILRYIRDQNGDFNAKDNAGNTPLHIAVESDAYDALDYLLSIPVDTGVLNEKKQAPVHLATELNKVKSLRVMGQYRNVIDIQQGGEHGRTALHLAAIYDHEECARILITEFDACPRKPCNNGYYPIHEAAKNASSKTMEVFFQWGEQRGCTREEMISFYDSEGNVPLHSAVHGGDIKAVELCLKSGAKISTQQHDLSTPVHLACAQGAIDIVKLMFEMQPMEKRLCLSCTDVQKMTPLHCASMFDHPDIVSYLVAEGADINALDKEHRSPLLLAASRSGWKTVHLLIRLGACISVKDAAARNVLHFVIMNGGRLTDFAEQVANCQTQAQLKLLLNEKDSMGCSPLHYASRDGHIRSLENLIRLGACINLKNNNNESPLHFAARYGRYNTVRQLLDSEKGSFIINESDGAGMTPLHISSQQGHTRVVQLLLNRGALLHRDHTGRNPLQLAAMSGYTETIELLHSVHSHLLDQVDKDGNTALHLATMENKPHAISVLMSMGCKLVYNVLDMSAIDYAIYYKYPEAALAMVTHEERANEVMALRSDKHPCVTLALIASMPKVFEAVQDKCITKANCKKDSKSFYIKYSFAFLQCPFMFAKIDEKTGESITTASPIPLPALNTMVTHGRVELLAHPLSQKYLQMKWNSYGKYFHLANLLIYSIFLVFVTIYSSLMMNNIELKAGDNKTMSQYCNMGWEQLTMNLSQNPSVASQIRLDSCEERINRTTAILFCAVVIVVYILLNSMRELIQIYQQKLHYILETVNLISWVLYISALVMVTPAFQPDGGINTIHYSAASIAVFLSWFRLLLFLQRFDQVGIYVVMFLEILQTLIKVLMVFSILIIAFGLAFYILLSKIIDPQPNHLSFSNIPMSLLRTFSMMLGELDFVGTYVNTYYRDQLKVPMTSFLILSVFMILMPILLMNLLIGLAVGDIESVRRNAQLKRLAMQVVLHTELERKLPHVWLQRVDKMELIEYPNETKCKLGFCDFILRKWFSNPFTEDSSMDVISFDNNDDYINAELERQRRKLRDISRMLEQQHHLVRLIVQKMEIKTEADDVDEGISPNELRSVVGLRSAGGNRWNSPRVRNKLRAALSFNKSM; from the exons ATGCCCAAGCTCTACAACGGAGTCTACAGCGGTCAGTGCGGCGCCCTATCGCCACCTGACCTCATGGAGGCCCAGCCGAAGCTACTTCCCAAGCcaaggagcaacagcagcggcagcaccGGCCGGAACAGCAAG TATTGGATATTTTCAATGATAATCGAGCGCAGTGCGGGTCCCAAGCGGATTGAAATCGATGGCGATGATGCGGACACGCCGCTGGAGGCCATCCTGCCAGCCGAACCGCCGGCGGAGGTCTGCCTCTTGCGTGACAGCCCCTTCAGGATATTGCGG GCGGCTGAGTCCGGAAACCTTGACGACTTCAAGCGACTCTTCATGGCGGACAACTCGCGCATTGCTTTAAAGGATGCGAAAGGACGAACGGCTGCCCATCAGGCGGCGGCCCGTAATAGGGTTAACATTTTGCGGTACATTCGCGACCAGAATGGCG ACTTTAATGCGAAGGATAATGCCGGCAATACCCCGCTCCACATCGCCGTGGAGAGCGATGCCTACGACGCTCTGGACTATCTATTGTCCAT CCCAGTGGATACGGGAGTGCTGAACGAGAAGAAGCAGGCACCAGTGCACTTGGCCACCGAGCTGAACAAAGTGAAGTCCCTTCGGGTGATGGGTCAGTACCGCAATGTCATCGATATTCAGCAGGGCGGCGAACATGGACGTACCGCTCTGCACTTGGCCGCCATCTATGATCACGAGGAGTGCGCTCGCATCCTG ATAACTGAGTTCGATGCATGCCCACGTAAGCCCTGTAACAATGGTTATTATCCCATACACGAAGCGGCCAAGAATGCCAGCTCCAAGACAATGGAGGTCTTCTTCCAG TGGGGCGAGCAGCGCGGCTGCACCCGCGAGGAGATGATATCCTTCTACGACTCGGAGGGCAATGTGCCGCTCCATTCGGCTGTCCATGGTGGCGACATCAAGGCTGTGGAGCTGTGCCTCAAGTCCGGGGCCAAGATATCTACGCAGCAACACGATCTCTCGACGCCAGTGCACCTGGCTTGTGCCCAG GGAGCCATAGACATTGTAAAGCTCATGTTCGAGATGCAGCCAATGGAGAAGCGACTATGTCTGAGTTGCACGGATGTGCAGAAGATGACGCCGCTGCACTGCGCCTCCATGTTCGATCATCCGGACATTGTGTCCTATCTGGTGGCCGAGGGAGCGGACATCAATGCCCTGGACAAGGAGCATCGCTCTCCGTTACTGCTGGCGGCATCTCGTAGCGGTTGGAAAACAG TCCACCTCCTGATTCGCCTGGGGGCGTGCATTAGTGTCAAGGACGCCGCCGCCCGCAATGTGCTGCACTTCGTCATCATGAACGGCGGCCGGCTGACGGACTTCGCGGAGCAGGTGGCCAATTGCCAGACGCAGGCGCAGCTGAAGCTGCTGCTCAACGAGAAGGACAGCATGGGCTGCTCGCCGCTGCACTACGCCAGTCGGGATGGACACATCCGTTCGTTGGAGAACCTCATTCGACTGGGAGCCTGCATCAACctgaagaacaacaacaacgagagTCCGCTGCACTTTGCCGCACGCTACGGAAGATACAATACGGTGCGGCAGCTCTTGGATTCCGAGAAGGGATCCTTCATCATCAACGAAAGTGACGGTGCAGGGATGACACCACTGCACATATCCTCGCAGCAAGGACACACGCGAGTGGTGCAGCTGCTACTCAATCGAGGAGCCCTGCTCCATCGGGACCACACCGGACGCAATCCTCTCCAGCTAGCGGCCATGTCCGGATACACCGAGACCATCGAGCTGCTGCACTCGGTGCACTCGCATCTGCTCGATCAggtggacaaggatggg AACACCGCTCTTCACCTGGCCACCATGGAGAATAAGCCCCATGCGATCTCCGTGCTGATGTCTATGGGCTGTAAGCTGGTCTATAACGTTCTGGACATGAGTGCCATTGACTATGCCATCTACTACAAATATCCGGAGGCTGCCCTGGCCATGGTCACCCACGAGGAGCGGGCCAACGAGGTGATGGCTCTGCGTTCCGACAAGCATCCGTGCGTGACCCTCGCCTTAATTGCCTCCATGCCCAAGGTATTCGAGGCGGTGCAGGACAAGTGCATTACCAAGGCCAATTGCAAGAAGGACTCGAAGAGTTTCTAC ATCAAATACTCTTTCGCATTCTTGCAATGCCCCTTTATGTTTGCCAAGATTGATGAGAAAACCGGAGAGTCGATTACGACCGCCAGTCCCATTCCGTTGCCGGCTTTGAAT ACCATGGTAACACATGGCAGGGTGGAGCTGCTGGCCCATCCGCTCAGTCAGAAGTATCTGCAGATGAAGTGGAACTCCTACGGCAAGTACTTTCACCTGGCCAACCTGCTAATCTACTCGATATTCCTGGTCTTTGTAACCATCTACTCTTCGCTGATGATGAACAACATCGAACTGAAGGCTGGGGACAACAAGACGATGAGTCAATACTGCAATATGGG ATGGGAGCAGCTGACCATGAATCTCTCGCAGAACCCGTCGGTGGCATCACAGATTCGTTTGGATTCCTGCGAGGAGCGTATAAATAGAACCACTGCAATACTTTTCTGTGCGGTGGTCATCGTGGTCTATATACTGCTCAACTCGATGCGGGAACTAATACAGATATACCAGCAGAAATTGCACTATATCCTGGAGACAGTTAATTTGATATCCTGGGTGCTGTACATCTCGGCTTTGGTGATGGTAACACCGGCATTTCAGCCGGATGGAGGAATCAATACCATTCATTACTCGGCCGCTTCAATAGCAGTCTTTCTGTCGTGGTTCCGATTGCTACTGTTCCTGCAAAGATTCGACCAGGTCGGCATCTATGTGGTCATGTTCTTGGAGATTCTGCAGACGCTCATTAAAGTGCTGATGGTATTCTCCATACTTATAATCGCCTTTGGTCTGGCTTTCTATATACTACTTTCAAAG ATTATTGACCCCCAACCGAACCACTTGTCCTTCTCCAACATACCCATGTCCTTGCTGCGAACTTTCTCAATGATGCTGGGCGAGCTGGACTTTGTGGGTACCTATGTGAACACCTACTATCGGGATCAGTTGAAAGTGCCCATGACAtcctttttgattttga GTGTCTTTATGATCCTTATGCCCATTCTTCTGATGAACTTGCTCATCGGTTTGGCCGTCGGCGATATTGAGTCAGTGCGTCGCAATGCCCAGCTCAAGAGACTGGCCATGCAGGTGGTGCTCCACACGGAGCTGGAGAGGAAGTTGCCCCATGTCTGGCTGCAGCGAGTTGACAAGATGGAGCTGATTGAGTATCCCAATGAAACCAAGTGCAAGCTGGGCTTCTGCGATTTCATCCTGCGCAAGTGGTTCTCGAATCCATTCACCGAGGATT CCTCCATGGACGTCATCTCCTTCGACAACAATGATGACTACATCAACGCAGAATTGGAACGGCAGAGGCGAAAGTTGCGCGACATAAGTCGCATGCTGGAGCAACAGCACCATCTGGTTCGGCTCATTGTCCAAAAGATGGAGATCAAGACGGAGGCGGATGACGTGGACGAGGGTATATCCCCAAACGAGTTGCGATCCGTCGTCGGTTTGAGATCGGCAGGCGGAAATCGATGGAACTCGCCGCGAGTCCGGAATAAACTCCGAGCCGCCCTGAGCTTCAATAAGAGCATGTAG
- the TrpA1 gene encoding transient receptor potential cation channel A1, isoform K, translating to MPKLYNGVYSGQCGALSPPDLMEAQPKLLPKPRSNSSGSTGRNSKYWIFSMIIERSAGPKRIEIDGDDADTPLEAILPAEPPAEVCLLRDSPFRILRAAESGNLDDFKRLFMADNSRIALKDAKGRTAAHQAAARNRVNILRYIRDQNGDFNAKDNAGNTPLHIAVESDAYDALDYLLSIPVDTGVLNEKKQAPVHLATELNKVKSLRVMGQYRNVIDIQQGGEHGRTALHLAAIYDHEECARILITEFDACPRKPCNNGYYPIHEAAKNASSKTMEVFFQWGEQRGCTREEMISFYDSEGNVPLHSAVHGGDIKAVELCLKSGAKISTQQHDLSTPVHLACAQGAIDIVKLMFEMQPMEKRLCLSCTDVQKMTPLHCASMFDHPDIVSYLVAEGADINALDKEHRSPLLLAASRSGWKTVHLLIRLGACISVKDAAARNVLHFVIMNGGRLTDFAEQVANCQTQAQLKLLLNEKDSMGCSPLHYASRDGHIRSLENLIRLGACINLKNNNNESPLHFAARYGRYNTVRQLLDSEKGSFIINESDGAGMTPLHISSQQGHTRVVQLLLNRGALLHRDHTGRNPLQLAAMSGYTETIELLHSVHSHLLDQVDKDGNTALHLATMENKPHAISVLMSMGCKLVYNVLDMSAIDYAIYYKYPEAALAMVTHEERANEVMALRSDKHPCVTLALIASMPKVFEAVQDKCITKANCKKDSKSFYTMVTHGRVELLAHPLSQKYLQMKWNSYGKYFHLANLLIYSIFLVFVTIYSSLMMNNIELKAGDNKTMSQYCNMGWEQLTMNLSQNPSVASQIRLDSCEERINRTTAILFCAVVIVVYILLNSMRELIQIYQQKLHYILETVNLISWVLYISALVMVTPAFQPDGGINTIHYSAASIAVFLSWFRLLLFLQRFDQVGIYVVMFLEILQTLIKVLMVFSILIIAFGLAFYILLSKIIDPQPNHLSFSNIPMSLLRTFSMMLGELDFVGTYVNTYYRDQLKVPMTSFLILSVFMILMPILLMNLLIGLAVGDIESVRRNAQLKRLAMQVVLHTELERKLPHVWLQRVDKMELIEYPNETKCKLGFCDFILRKWFSNPFTEDSSMDVISFDNNDDYINAELERQRRKLRDISRMLEQQHHLVRLIVQKMEIKTEADDVDEGISPNELRSVVGLRSAGGNRWNSPRVRNKLRAALSFNKSM from the exons ATGCCCAAGCTCTACAACGGAGTCTACAGCGGTCAGTGCGGCGCCCTATCGCCACCTGACCTCATGGAGGCCCAGCCGAAGCTACTTCCCAAGCcaaggagcaacagcagcggcagcaccGGCCGGAACAGCAAG TATTGGATATTTTCAATGATAATCGAGCGCAGTGCGGGTCCCAAGCGGATTGAAATCGATGGCGATGATGCGGACACGCCGCTGGAGGCCATCCTGCCAGCCGAACCGCCGGCGGAGGTCTGCCTCTTGCGTGACAGCCCCTTCAGGATATTGCGG GCGGCTGAGTCCGGAAACCTTGACGACTTCAAGCGACTCTTCATGGCGGACAACTCGCGCATTGCTTTAAAGGATGCGAAAGGACGAACGGCTGCCCATCAGGCGGCGGCCCGTAATAGGGTTAACATTTTGCGGTACATTCGCGACCAGAATGGCG ACTTTAATGCGAAGGATAATGCCGGCAATACCCCGCTCCACATCGCCGTGGAGAGCGATGCCTACGACGCTCTGGACTATCTATTGTCCAT CCCAGTGGATACGGGAGTGCTGAACGAGAAGAAGCAGGCACCAGTGCACTTGGCCACCGAGCTGAACAAAGTGAAGTCCCTTCGGGTGATGGGTCAGTACCGCAATGTCATCGATATTCAGCAGGGCGGCGAACATGGACGTACCGCTCTGCACTTGGCCGCCATCTATGATCACGAGGAGTGCGCTCGCATCCTG ATAACTGAGTTCGATGCATGCCCACGTAAGCCCTGTAACAATGGTTATTATCCCATACACGAAGCGGCCAAGAATGCCAGCTCCAAGACAATGGAGGTCTTCTTCCAG TGGGGCGAGCAGCGCGGCTGCACCCGCGAGGAGATGATATCCTTCTACGACTCGGAGGGCAATGTGCCGCTCCATTCGGCTGTCCATGGTGGCGACATCAAGGCTGTGGAGCTGTGCCTCAAGTCCGGGGCCAAGATATCTACGCAGCAACACGATCTCTCGACGCCAGTGCACCTGGCTTGTGCCCAG GGAGCCATAGACATTGTAAAGCTCATGTTCGAGATGCAGCCAATGGAGAAGCGACTATGTCTGAGTTGCACGGATGTGCAGAAGATGACGCCGCTGCACTGCGCCTCCATGTTCGATCATCCGGACATTGTGTCCTATCTGGTGGCCGAGGGAGCGGACATCAATGCCCTGGACAAGGAGCATCGCTCTCCGTTACTGCTGGCGGCATCTCGTAGCGGTTGGAAAACAG TCCACCTCCTGATTCGCCTGGGGGCGTGCATTAGTGTCAAGGACGCCGCCGCCCGCAATGTGCTGCACTTCGTCATCATGAACGGCGGCCGGCTGACGGACTTCGCGGAGCAGGTGGCCAATTGCCAGACGCAGGCGCAGCTGAAGCTGCTGCTCAACGAGAAGGACAGCATGGGCTGCTCGCCGCTGCACTACGCCAGTCGGGATGGACACATCCGTTCGTTGGAGAACCTCATTCGACTGGGAGCCTGCATCAACctgaagaacaacaacaacgagagTCCGCTGCACTTTGCCGCACGCTACGGAAGATACAATACGGTGCGGCAGCTCTTGGATTCCGAGAAGGGATCCTTCATCATCAACGAAAGTGACGGTGCAGGGATGACACCACTGCACATATCCTCGCAGCAAGGACACACGCGAGTGGTGCAGCTGCTACTCAATCGAGGAGCCCTGCTCCATCGGGACCACACCGGACGCAATCCTCTCCAGCTAGCGGCCATGTCCGGATACACCGAGACCATCGAGCTGCTGCACTCGGTGCACTCGCATCTGCTCGATCAggtggacaaggatggg AACACCGCTCTTCACCTGGCCACCATGGAGAATAAGCCCCATGCGATCTCCGTGCTGATGTCTATGGGCTGTAAGCTGGTCTATAACGTTCTGGACATGAGTGCCATTGACTATGCCATCTACTACAAATATCCGGAGGCTGCCCTGGCCATGGTCACCCACGAGGAGCGGGCCAACGAGGTGATGGCTCTGCGTTCCGACAAGCATCCGTGCGTGACCCTCGCCTTAATTGCCTCCATGCCCAAGGTATTCGAGGCGGTGCAGGACAAGTGCATTACCAAGGCCAATTGCAAGAAGGACTCGAAGAGTTTCTAC ACCATGGTAACACATGGCAGGGTGGAGCTGCTGGCCCATCCGCTCAGTCAGAAGTATCTGCAGATGAAGTGGAACTCCTACGGCAAGTACTTTCACCTGGCCAACCTGCTAATCTACTCGATATTCCTGGTCTTTGTAACCATCTACTCTTCGCTGATGATGAACAACATCGAACTGAAGGCTGGGGACAACAAGACGATGAGTCAATACTGCAATATGGG ATGGGAGCAGCTGACCATGAATCTCTCGCAGAACCCGTCGGTGGCATCACAGATTCGTTTGGATTCCTGCGAGGAGCGTATAAATAGAACCACTGCAATACTTTTCTGTGCGGTGGTCATCGTGGTCTATATACTGCTCAACTCGATGCGGGAACTAATACAGATATACCAGCAGAAATTGCACTATATCCTGGAGACAGTTAATTTGATATCCTGGGTGCTGTACATCTCGGCTTTGGTGATGGTAACACCGGCATTTCAGCCGGATGGAGGAATCAATACCATTCATTACTCGGCCGCTTCAATAGCAGTCTTTCTGTCGTGGTTCCGATTGCTACTGTTCCTGCAAAGATTCGACCAGGTCGGCATCTATGTGGTCATGTTCTTGGAGATTCTGCAGACGCTCATTAAAGTGCTGATGGTATTCTCCATACTTATAATCGCCTTTGGTCTGGCTTTCTATATACTACTTTCAAAG ATTATTGACCCCCAACCGAACCACTTGTCCTTCTCCAACATACCCATGTCCTTGCTGCGAACTTTCTCAATGATGCTGGGCGAGCTGGACTTTGTGGGTACCTATGTGAACACCTACTATCGGGATCAGTTGAAAGTGCCCATGACAtcctttttgattttga GTGTCTTTATGATCCTTATGCCCATTCTTCTGATGAACTTGCTCATCGGTTTGGCCGTCGGCGATATTGAGTCAGTGCGTCGCAATGCCCAGCTCAAGAGACTGGCCATGCAGGTGGTGCTCCACACGGAGCTGGAGAGGAAGTTGCCCCATGTCTGGCTGCAGCGAGTTGACAAGATGGAGCTGATTGAGTATCCCAATGAAACCAAGTGCAAGCTGGGCTTCTGCGATTTCATCCTGCGCAAGTGGTTCTCGAATCCATTCACCGAGGATT CCTCCATGGACGTCATCTCCTTCGACAACAATGATGACTACATCAACGCAGAATTGGAACGGCAGAGGCGAAAGTTGCGCGACATAAGTCGCATGCTGGAGCAACAGCACCATCTGGTTCGGCTCATTGTCCAAAAGATGGAGATCAAGACGGAGGCGGATGACGTGGACGAGGGTATATCCCCAAACGAGTTGCGATCCGTCGTCGGTTTGAGATCGGCAGGCGGAAATCGATGGAACTCGCCGCGAGTCCGGAATAAACTCCGAGCCGCCCTGAGCTTCAATAAGAGCATGTAG